Proteins co-encoded in one Brassica oleracea var. oleracea cultivar TO1000 chromosome C4, BOL, whole genome shotgun sequence genomic window:
- the LOC106341123 gene encoding uncharacterized protein LOC106341123 → MKREGRQHGFVRTGMIHPSGFNPRPSNQFVNRLDSPPAIGVFTKVPSKPTNHSKSAGKRERSKYSNCHVSPAIKSADKSKGRQKLESTDWWVEGKLDRFTGSDASSARDILDTLCGEEYGGHVYDNDDDC, encoded by the coding sequence ATGAAGAGAGAAGGTCGTCAACATGGCTTCGTTCGAACCGGGATGATTCATCCGTCGGGATTTAATCCAAGACCCTCCAACCAATTCGTGAACCGGCTTGATTCACCACCGGCTATTGGAGTATTTACCAAAGTGCCATCAAAACCTACTAATCATTCAAAATCTGCAGGAAAACGTGAGCGTTCCAAGTACAGTAATTGCCATGTGTCGCCGGCTATAAAGTCTGCGGACAAATCTAAGGGTCGCCAAAAGTTAGAGTCGACAGATTGGTGGGTTGAGGGTAAGCTAGACCGGTTCACCGGGTCGGATGCGTCCTCTGCTAGAGATATTTTGGATACATTATGTGGTGAAGAGTATGGGGGTCATGTTTATGATAATGACGATGATTGTTAA
- the LOC106341314 gene encoding uncharacterized protein LOC106341314 — MKREGRQHSFVRTGMIHQSGFNPSPSNKFVNRLDSPPAFGVFTKVPSKPTNHSKSTRKFDRAKYSKCHVSPAMKSADTSKGGQKLKSTDWWVEGKLNQLIGSDSSSASDILDTSCGEDYSGHVYDYDDDY; from the coding sequence ATGAAGAGAGAAGGTCGTCAACACAGCTTCGTTAGGACCGGGATGATTCACCAGTCGGGATTTAATCCGAGTCCCTCCAATAAATTTGTGAATCGGCTTGATTCACCACCCGCTTTTGGAGTATTTACCAAAGTACCATCAAAGCCTACCAATCATTCAAAATCCACAAGAAAATTTGACCGTGCCAAGTACAGTAAATGCCACGTGTCACCGGCTATGAAGTCTGCCGATACATCCAAGGGTGGCCAAAAGTTAAAGTCGACCGATTGGTGGGTTGAGGGTAAGCTAAACCAGCTGATCGGGTCGGACTCCTCCTCTGCTAGTGATATTTTGGATACATCATGTGGTGAAGATTATAGTGGTCATGTTTATGATTATGATGATGATTATTAG
- the LOC106340928 gene encoding uncharacterized protein LOC106340928: MKKEGRQHGFVRTGMIHPPGFSPRPSNQFVNRLDSPPGSGESTKVPSKPTKHSKFTGKNERSKYTNCHVSPAMKSADTSKGRQKLKSTDWWVDDQLDRLTGSGASSARDILDTIGGEDYGGHDYDDDDDC, translated from the coding sequence ATGAAAAAGGAAGGTCGTCAACACGGCTTCGTTCGGACCGGGATGATTCATCCGCCAGGATTTAGTCCAAGACCCTCCAACCAATTCGTGAACCGGCTTGATTCGCCACCGGGTTCAGGAGAATCTACCAAAGTGCCATCAAAACCTACCAAGCATTCTAAATTTACAGGAAAAAATGAGCGTTCCAAGTATACCAATTGCCATGTGTCGCCGGCTATGAAGTCTGCTGACACATCCAAGGGTCGCCAAAAGTTAAAGTCAACAGATTGGTGGGTTGATGATCAGCTAGACCGGCTCACCGGGTCGGGTGCGTCCTCAGCTAGAGATATTTTGGATACAATAGGTGGTGAAGATTATGGTGGTCATGATTATGATGATGACGATGATTGTTAA
- the LOC106342315 gene encoding villin-2 — MSGSTKVLDPAFQGAGQKPGTEIWRIENFEAVPVPKSEHGKFYMGDTYIVLQTTQNKGGAYLFDIHFWIGKDTSQDEAGTAAVKTVELDAVLGGRAVQHREIQGHESDKFLSYFKPCIIPLEGGVASGFKTPEEEVFETRLYTCKGKRAIRLKQVPFARSSLNHDDVFILDTKEKIYQFNGANSNIQERAKALEVVQYLKDKYHEGTCDVAIVDDGKLDTESDSGEFWVLFGGFAPIGRKVANDDDTIPESTPPKLYSIIDGQMEAIDGDLTKSMLENTKCYLLDCGAEVFIWVGRVTQVDERKAASQSVEDYLASENRPKATRVTRVIQGYESHSFKSNFDSWPSGSAAPSNEEGRGKVAALLKQQGVGLKGIAKSAPVNEDIPPLLEAGGKLEVWYVNGKAKTPLAKEDIGKLYSGDCYLVLYTYHSGDRKDEFFLCCWFGKNSTQEDQETALRLASTMSNSLKGRPVQGRIYEGKEPPQFVALFQPMIILKGGLSSGYKNMVEEKGSADETYTPDLIALIQVSGTGVHNHKALQVEPVATSLNSYECFLLQSGTSMFLWHGNQSAHELLELAAKVAEILKPGMTLKHAKEGTESSTFWFALGGKQNFTSKKAASETVRDPHLYSFSINRGKFQVEEIYNFAQDDLLTEDIYLLDTHAEVFVWVGQCVDPKEKQTVFEIGQKYVERAGSLEGLSPKVPLYKVTEGNEPCFFTTYFSWDSTKAIVQGNSFQKKAALLFGTHHVVEDKSSGGNQGLRQRAEALAALNSAFNSSGSKPSYSSQDRSSGSQEGPRQRAEALAALTSAFNSSGPSSKSPPPPRPAGTSQASQRAAAVAALSQVLVAENPKSTDTSPTRRSTSSNPADENEEADASEEAGDETKVEEEVSPAVEEPEAKQEETEEQDDSVIDASGATFTYEQLRAKSENPVTGIDFKQREAYLSEEEFQSVFGMEKEAFNNLPRWKQDLLKRKFDLF; from the exons ATGTCTGGGTCAACGAAAGTACTGGATCCTGCCTTTCAAGGAGCTGGACAGAAACC AGGAACTGAAATATGGAGAATCGAGAATTTTGAGGCTGTTCCAGTGCCAAAGTCTGAGCATGGGAAGTTCTATATGGGAGACACTTACATTGTCTTGCAG ACCACACAGAACAAAGGAGGTGCTTATCTGTTTGATATTCATTTCTGGATTGGGAAAGACACTAGTCAG GATGAAGCTGGAACAGCAGCTGTTAAGACAGTTGAACTCGACGCGGTTCTCGGAGGCCGAGCTGTCCAACACAGGGAGATTCAAGGTCACGAGTCTGACAAATTCTTGTCTTACTTCAAGCCATGTATTATACCTTTAGAAGGTGGTGTTGCCTCTGGCTTCAAAACACCTGAAGAAGAGGTGTTCGAAACAAGGTTATACACCTGCAAAGGCAAACGTGCAATCCGTTTGAAGCAG GTTCCTTTTGCCCGCTCATCGCTGAATCATGATGATGTGTTTATCTTGGATACCAAGGAAAAGATCTACCAGTTCAACGGTGCTAATTCAAACATCCAGGAGAGAGCCAAAGCTTTGGAAGTTGTTCAGTATTTGAAAGACAAGTATCATGAAGGAACTTGTGATGTTGCTATTGTTG ATGATGGTAAGTTAGATACAGAATCAGATTCTGGTGAGTTTTGGGTCCTCTTTGGTGGTTTTGCTCCAATAGGAAGGAAAGTTGCTAATGATGATGATACTATCCCTGAGTCAACTCCACCTAAGCTTTACAG CATCATTGATGGTCAGATGGAAGCTATAGACGGTGATCTAACCAAATCTATGCTGGAGAACACTAAGTGTTACCTCTTGGACTGTGGTGCTGAGGTTTTTATCTGGGTTGGCCGAGTAACTCAAGTGGATGAGAGGAAAGCTGCTAGTCAATCTGTTGAG GACTATCTTGCTAGTGAAAACAGGCCAAAGGCGACACGTGTCACACGTGTCATCCAAGGCTATGAGTCTCACTCTTTCAAGTCTAACTTTGACTCTTGGCCATCTGGCTCAGCCGCTCCTAGTAATGAAGAAGGACGAGGAAAAGTCGCTG CATTGTTGAAGCAACAAGGTGTTGGGCTCAAGGGGATTGCGAAAAGTGCACCAGTGAATGAGGATATTCCACCTCTTCTTGAAGCTGGTGGAAAGTTGGAG GTTTGGTATGTTAATGGCAAAGCCAAGACTCCGTTAGCTAAAGAAGATATTGGGAAGCTCTATTCTGGGGACTGCTATTTGGTCCTTTATACTTATCACTCTGGTGATAGGAAAGACGAGTTTTTCTTGTGCTGCTGGTTTGGAAAGAATAGTACTCAG GAAGACCAAGAAACAGCACTTAGACTGGCGAGTACAATGTCAAACTCGTTGAAGGGAAGACCTGTGCAG GGACGTATCTACGAAGGTAAAGAGCCTCCACAGTTTGTTGCTCTGTTCCAGCCTATGATTATCCTAAAG GGTGGTTTGAGCTCTGGGTACAAGAACATGGTGGAAGAGAAAGGTTCAGCAGATGAAACCTACACACCAGACCTGATTGCACTGATTCAAGTATCTGGAACTGGAGTTCACAATCATAAGGCACTTCAAGTTGAACCG GTGGCAACATCTTTAAACTCTTATGAGTGCTTCCTACTGCAATCTGGTACTTCCATGTTCCTATGGCATGGAAACCAAAGTGCGCATGAACTGCTGGAACTGGCTGCTAAAGTTGCTGAGATCTTGAAG CCTGGGATGACTCTTAAGCATGCCAAAGAAGGAACAGAGAGCTCAACCTTTTGGTTTGCACTTGGAGGAAAGCAGAACTTCACCAGCAAGAAGGCAGCATCTGAGACTGTCAGAGATCCTCACTTATACTCGTTTTCTATCAACAGAG GAAAGTTTCAG GTTGAAGAGATCTACAACTTTGCTCAAGATGACCTCTTGACTGAGGATATATATTTGCTTGACACTCATGCTGAAGTTTTTGTCTGGGTTGGTCAATGTGTTGACCCCAAGGAGAAGCAAACTGTGTTTGAGATTGGCCAA AAATACGTTGAACGTGCTGGATCCTTGGAAGGCTTGTCTCCTAAAGTTCCACTATACAAAGTCACCGAAGGGAACGAACCATGCTTCTTCACCACTTACTTTTCTTGGGACTCCACTAAAGCTATT GTTCAAGGAAACTCATTTCAGAAGAAAGCAGCCTTGTTATTTGGCACTCACCACGTTGTGGAG GATAAGTCTAGCGGTGGGAACCAAGGACTAAGGCAAAGAGCTGAAGCACTAGCTGCCTTAAACTCTGCATTTAATTCTTCTGGTAGCAAGCCATCATATTCG AGCCAGGACAGATCAAGCGGAAGTCAAGAGGGCCCAAGACAAAGAGCTGAAGCTTTAGCCGCCTTGACATCAGCGTTCAATTCTTCTGGACCATCATCTAAATCTCCTCCACCACCGAGGCCAGCGGGAACGAGTCAGGCTTCACAGAGAGCTGCAGCAGTGGCTGCTCTCTCGCAAGTCCTCGTTGCTGAGAATCCGAAATCAACTGATACCTCTCCTACAAGAAGATCCACTAGCTCCAACCCAGCAGATGAGA ATGAAGAAGCAGATGCTTCAGAAGAAGCTGGTGATGAAACCAAGGTAGAAGAGGAAGTTTCACCTGCAGTAGAAGAGCCAGAAGCAAAGCAGGAGGAAACAGAGGAGCAAGATGATTCTGTTATAGACGCAAGTGGTGCAACTTTCACTTATGAACAGCTGAGAGCTAAATCTGAAAACCCTGTGACTGGAATCGATTTCAAGCAAAGAGAG GCTTATCTATCTGAGGAAGAGTTCCAGAGTGTGTTTGGGATGGAGAAAGAAGCATTCAACAACTTACCTCGTTGGAAGCAAGATCTGCTCAAGAGGAAATTCGACTTGTTCTAG
- the LOC106339553 gene encoding DTW domain-containing protein 2: MEEEKRRQICSNCDRPKPICICHVIPSEPIATSTEILILHHPHESRHKLNTTPLLVKSLTNITTVPGRRLRHCHISAAESSLPKPSRTIYLFPSSPSSPAVTISDFKSQNRTTSDPPPPVRLIVFDATWKHAKEMVKASEEVLREAGAVRVCLDAGIDESVSGGSIYDSELFLRMEPVGGCVSTAEAVARCLGALEADGEEIERRLISVLKEMVRLQSEFLKPMRPRPKLLKKRLQYQQQEEEE, translated from the coding sequence ATGGAGGAGGAGAAACGCCGTCAGATCTGCAGCAACTGCGACCGTCCAAAACCGATCTGCATCTGCCACGTCATACCATCGGAACCAATCGCGACGAGTACAGAGATACTCATCCTCCACCATCCGCACGAGTCACGCCACAAGCTCAACACCACGCCTCTCCTCGTCAAATCCCTAACCAACATCACCACAGTCCCCGGCCGCCGCCTCCGCCACTGCCACATCTCCGCCGCAGAATCCTCCCTCCCTAAACCGTCCCGCACGATCTACCTCTTCCCGTCTTCTCCTTCCTCCCCCGCCGTCACCATCTCCGACTTCAAATCCCAAAACCGGACCACCTCGGATCCTCCACCGCCGGTGAGGCTGATCGTGTTCGACGCGACGTGGAAGCACGCGAAGGAGATGGTGAAGGCTAGCGAGGAGGTTTTGAGAGAAGCGGGGGCCGTGAGGGTGTGTTTGGACGCGGGGATAGACGAGTCCGTGAGCGGGGGAAGCATCTACGATTCGGAGCTGTTTTTGAGGATGGAGCCGGTGGGTGGATGCGTGAGCACGGCGGAGGCGGTTGCACGGTGCCTGGGAGCTTTGGAGGCGGACGGCGAGGAGATAGAGAGGAGGCTGATTAGTGTGTTGAAAGAGATGGTGAGATTGCAATCTGAGTTCTTGAAGCCCATGAGACCAAGGCCCAAGTTGCTGAAGAAGAGATTACAGTATCAGCAACAAGAAGAAGAAGAATGA
- the LOC106342788 gene encoding uncharacterized protein LOC106342788 — translation MLVQDRAAKSQMREIRRFSEPKSLDFSTWVSENLSRIVVISLSIVTILAFFFLYNTTETASLLCFQTQSTQSLQPLTRPQIKWNSIRVLPDKASPYSTFVTEKWIVVSVTNYPTEELKGLVKIKGWQVLAVGNSMTPKDWSLKGAIFLSLDAQAELGYRVLDHLPYDSFVRKSVGYLFAIQHGANKIYDADDRGEVIGGDLGKCFDVELVSEPMLQYSHEDPNRTVVNPYIHFGQRSVWPRGLPLENVGEINHEEFYTEVFGGKQFIQQGISNGLPDVDSVFYFTRKTTLEGFDVKFDEHAPKVALPQGVMLPVNSFNTLYHSSAFWGLMLPVSVSSMASDVLRGYWGQRLLWELGGYVAVYPPTAHRFDRIEAYPFAEEKDLHVNVGRLIKFLLVWRSEKHSLFEKILDLSFAMAEEGFWTEQDLKFTSAWLQDLITVGYQQPRLMSLELDRPRANIGHGDRKEFVPRKLPSVHLGVEETGTVSTEIGNLIRWRKNFGNVVLVMFCNGPVERTALEWRLLYGRVFKTVVILSSRKNSDLYVEEAKLDHIYKHLPKIFNRYSSAEGFLFVEDDTVLNYWNLLQADKTKIWTTDKVSKSWTSVKPTGKSDWFSVQAELVKRTVSTMPAHFQVNYKEAAKNNLDALTVCSSEVFYVPKRLVTDFVDLVDLVGDMDLHYKVAVPMFFMSMDSPLNFDPVLGSMVYKKKSSSFNSSLSLYSAQAPAVHPWSISSEQDFIKLVGQMAEGDPLLMELV, via the exons ATGTTGGTTCAAGATCGTGCGGCGAAGTCTCAGATGAGAGAGATCCGACGATTCAGCGAACCCAAAAGCCTAGACTTTTCCACTTGGGTCTCCGAGAATCTCTCCAGAATCGTCGTCATCTCTCTCTCCATCGTCACAATCTTAGCTTTCTTCTTCCTCTACAACACCACCGAGACCGCTTCCCTCCTCTGTTTCCAGACCCAGTCAACTCAGTCTCTCCAGCCCCTCACTCGCCCCCAGATCAAATGGAACTCGATCCGAGTCCTCCCCGACAAGGCCTCCCCTTACTCCACCTTCGTCACCGAGAAGTGGATCGTGGTGTCGGTGACTAACTACCCCACCGAGGAGCTCAAGGGGTTGGTGAAGATCAAAGGATGGCAGGTTCTCGCGGTCGGAAACTCGATGACACCCAAGGATTGGAGTCTTAAAGGTGCGATCTTTCTATCTCTAGACGCTCAAGCTGAGCTTGGTTACCGTGTGTTGGATCACTTGCCTTATGACTCTTTCGTGAGGAAGAGCGTTGGTTACTTGTTCGCGATCCAGCACGGTGCTAACAAGATCTACGACGCGGATGATCGTGGGGAAGTGATTGGTGGTGATCTAGGCAAGTGTTTTGACGTTGAGTTAGTTAGTGAACCGATGTTACAGTATAGTCATGAGGATCCTAACAGGACTGTGGTGAATCCTTATATTCATTTTGGACAACGTTCTGTTTGGCCTAGAGGTTTGCCGTTAGAGAATGTAGGCGAGATCAATCACGAGGAGTTTTACACTGAGGTGTTCGGTGGTAAGCAGTTTATACAGCAAGGGATCTCCAACGGTTTACCTGATGTTGATTCGGTTTTTTACTTCACTAGGAAGACTACTTTAGAAGGGTTTGATGTTAAGTTCGACGAGCATGCTCCTAAAGTGGCTTTGCCTCAAGGTGTGATGTTGCCGGTTAACTCTTTCAACACTCTTTACCATTCGTCCGCGTTTTGGGGGTTGATGCTTCCCGTTTCGGTTAGTTCCATGGCTTCTGATGTGCTGAGAGGGTACTGGGGACAGAGGTTACTGTGGGAGCTTGGTGGTTACGTTGCTGTTTATCCACCTACGGCTCACCGGTTCGATAGAATCGAGGCGTATCCTTTTGCTGAGGAGAAGGATCTTCATGTCAACGTCGGTCGTTTGATCAAGTTCTTACTCGTTTGGAGATCGGAGAAGCATAGTTTGTTTGAGAAGATACTTGATCTGAGCTTTGCTATGGCTGAAGAAGGGTTTTGGACGGAACAGGATTTGAAATTCACGTCTGCTTGGCTTCAGGATTTGATCACCGTCGGGTACCAGCAGCCGAGGCTGATGTCGTTAGAGCTGGACCGTCCGCGAGCGAATATAGGTCATGGGGATAGGAAAGAGTTTGTTCCTAGGAAGCTGCCTTCGGTTCATCTCGGTGTTGAGGAGACGGGCACGGTGAGTACTGAGATAGGGAACTTGATAAGGTGGAGGAAGAACTTTGGGAACGTTGTCCTTGTTATGTTTTGTAATGGTCCTGTTGAACGCACTGCTCTTGAGTGGAGGTTGCTTTACGGTAGAGTGTTCAAGACCGTTGTGATATTGTCTTCTAGGAAGAACTCGGATCTTTATGTTGAAGAAGCCAAACTTGATCACATTTACAA GCATCTACCAAAGATATTCAATCGATACAGCAGCGCAGAAGGGTTCTTGTTTGTTGAAGACGACACAGTCCTCAACTACTGGAATCTACTTCAAGCTGACAAGACTAAGATTTGGACTACAGACAAG GTATCCAAGTCATGGACATCAGTGAAACCGACCGGGAAGTCTGATTGGTTCTCTGTACAAGCAGAGCTAGTGAAGAGAACTGTAAGCACAATGCCGGCTCATTTCCAAGTTAACTACAAGGAAGCAGCCAAGAACAATCTCGACGCCTTAACGGTATGCAGCTCAGAGGTATTCTACGTGCCTAAACGACTTGTAACCGATTTTGTCGACCTTGTTGATCTCGTGGGAGATATGGATTTGCATTACAAAGTGGCTGTGCCGATGTTCTTCATGTCGATGGATTCGCCTCTTAACTTTGACCCGGTTCTTGGTTCAATGGTGTATAAGAAGAAGTCCTCTTCGTTTAATTCTTCTTTGAGTTTGTATTCTGCTCAAGCGCCTGCTGTTCATCCGTGGAGCATATCGAGCGAACAAGATTTTATTAAACTGGTTGGACAAATGGCTGAAGGCGACCCGTTGTTGATGGAGTTGGTATGA